In a genomic window of Hyphomonas sp.:
- a CDS encoding DNA translocase FtsK, translating into MTDYVYTEDEIPSVSDPVWRILTGAAAFGLGVFICGSVGSYLPSDPSWNAATDAEVQNLFGGPGAIFADLSRQMLGWSAWVAGLAMMIGGAMRTVLIGMPRVRRWMMGLAAVPLSAAFFAAWPVPESWPLSAGLGGVVGDALFYYASMPFRALLLPSPNTWAGVVLGMATAWAALSAMGFRRHDAHLLQQAASRSGRHAARQATGVGGFLVSILSRLKPEPRHADEEGLEEEDTRPRARVIKGEDEYVDADTYEVDYEDDDDVYDEEDEVDLEDDELYEEEDDLDAPVRSGPRFSVPVARPAAPSQPRVTKSERRRKSTRLPSIDLLQMPEERGDTVDEDALLEKAARLTDVLKEFGVRGRIKEVRPGPVITLFEMEPAPGVKSSRVISLADDIARSMSAISARVAVVPGKNAIGIELPNEDRDTVYLRTLLQSEAYVGTRASLPMALGEDIGGVPTVVDLSKMPHLLIAGTTGSGKSVGVNAMILSLLYRHSPEQCRFIMIDPKMLELSIYEGIPHLLAPVVTDPKKAVNALQWTVREMESRYELMSKAGVRNLAGFNDKAAKYRANGDDLVRKVQTGFDERGKPVYETEVLPTDHIPNIVVVIDEMADLMMVAGKEIEGCVQRLAQMARAAGIHLITATQRPSVDVITGTIKANFPTRISYMVTTKIDSRTILGEQGAEQLLGMGDLLYQAPGKKSQRLHGPFVSDDEVGTVVDWLKEQGEPDYVMDVLEAPEDGSTGSAVMDAMLGTSSGDEEDDLYAQALAIVVRDQRASTSYLQRRLKIGYNKAAGLIDRLEEEGAISAPNHAGKREVLASARPSPE; encoded by the coding sequence ATGACAGATTACGTTTATACCGAAGACGAAATCCCAAGCGTCAGCGATCCGGTTTGGCGGATACTGACAGGGGCAGCCGCCTTCGGTCTCGGCGTATTCATCTGCGGCAGCGTCGGGTCCTACCTGCCCAGCGATCCCAGCTGGAACGCTGCCACCGATGCTGAAGTCCAGAACCTGTTTGGCGGACCCGGCGCCATCTTCGCGGATCTGTCCCGCCAGATGCTTGGCTGGTCGGCCTGGGTGGCCGGGCTTGCCATGATGATCGGCGGGGCCATGCGCACCGTCCTGATCGGCATGCCGCGCGTGCGCCGGTGGATGATGGGGCTTGCCGCCGTGCCGCTGTCGGCCGCGTTCTTTGCCGCCTGGCCGGTTCCGGAATCCTGGCCCCTCTCCGCCGGACTGGGCGGCGTGGTCGGCGACGCGCTCTTCTATTATGCTTCCATGCCCTTCCGGGCCCTCTTGCTGCCCTCCCCGAACACCTGGGCCGGCGTCGTGCTTGGCATGGCCACCGCCTGGGCAGCCCTTTCGGCCATGGGCTTCCGCCGTCATGATGCCCACCTGCTCCAGCAGGCAGCGTCCCGCTCTGGCCGCCACGCCGCACGTCAGGCGACCGGCGTCGGGGGCTTCCTGGTCTCCATCCTGTCGCGGCTGAAGCCGGAACCGCGCCATGCGGATGAGGAAGGGCTTGAAGAAGAAGACACCCGCCCGCGCGCCCGCGTGATCAAGGGCGAAGACGAATATGTCGATGCCGACACGTATGAAGTCGACTATGAAGACGATGACGACGTCTATGACGAGGAAGACGAAGTCGATCTTGAAGACGATGAACTGTATGAGGAAGAAGACGATCTGGACGCGCCGGTCCGCTCCGGTCCGCGCTTCTCCGTTCCCGTTGCCCGTCCGGCTGCGCCCAGCCAGCCACGGGTGACCAAGTCCGAACGCCGCCGCAAGTCCACGCGCCTGCCGTCGATCGACCTGCTTCAGATGCCGGAAGAACGTGGCGACACGGTCGATGAGGATGCGTTGCTGGAAAAGGCCGCCCGCCTAACCGACGTGCTGAAGGAATTCGGCGTGCGGGGCCGGATCAAGGAAGTCCGCCCCGGCCCGGTCATCACCCTGTTCGAGATGGAACCGGCCCCCGGCGTCAAATCATCCCGCGTGATTTCCCTGGCTGATGACATTGCCCGTTCGATGAGCGCGATCTCGGCGCGTGTGGCGGTCGTGCCGGGCAAGAATGCCATCGGCATCGAACTGCCGAACGAGGATCGCGACACCGTCTATCTGCGCACGCTGCTCCAGTCCGAAGCCTATGTCGGCACCCGGGCCAGCCTGCCCATGGCGCTGGGCGAGGATATCGGCGGCGTCCCGACCGTGGTCGACCTGTCAAAGATGCCGCACCTGCTCATCGCCGGTACGACCGGATCGGGTAAGTCGGTCGGCGTCAACGCCATGATCCTGTCACTGCTCTATCGCCACTCCCCGGAACAGTGCCGCTTCATCATGATCGACCCCAAAATGCTCGAACTGTCGATCTATGAAGGCATCCCGCACCTGCTGGCGCCGGTGGTCACGGATCCGAAGAAGGCCGTGAACGCGCTGCAATGGACCGTTCGCGAGATGGAAAGCCGCTATGAACTGATGTCCAAGGCCGGTGTGCGGAACCTGGCCGGCTTCAATGACAAGGCGGCCAAGTATCGCGCCAATGGCGATGATCTCGTGCGCAAGGTCCAGACGGGCTTTGACGAGCGCGGCAAGCCGGTCTACGAGACAGAAGTTCTGCCGACGGATCATATCCCGAACATTGTCGTCGTAATCGACGAAATGGCGGACCTGATGATGGTGGCCGGCAAGGAAATCGAGGGCTGCGTCCAGCGCCTCGCCCAGATGGCGCGGGCCGCCGGCATCCACCTGATCACGGCAACCCAGCGTCCGTCCGTGGACGTGATTACTGGTACGATCAAGGCAAACTTCCCGACACGGATTTCCTACATGGTCACGACCAAGATCGACTCTCGCACGATCCTGGGCGAACAGGGCGCCGAACAGCTGCTCGGCATGGGGGACCTGCTCTATCAGGCCCCCGGCAAGAAATCCCAGCGCCTGCATGGCCCGTTCGTCTCCGACGATGAAGTCGGCACCGTCGTCGACTGGCTCAAGGAGCAGGGCGAGCCCGACTATGTCATGGATGTGCTCGAAGCCCCCGAAGACGGCTCCACCGGCTCGGCCGTCATGGATGCCATGCTCGGCACCAGCTCCGGTGACGAGGAAGATGACCTCTACGCCCAGGCCCTCGCCATTGTCGTGCGCGACCAGCGCGCCTCGACCTCCTATCTGCAGCGCCGCCTGAAGATCGGCTACAACAAGGCTGCGGGTCTGATCGACCGGCTGGAAGAGGAGGGCGCGATCTCCGCGCCCAACCATGCCGGCAAGCGCGAAGTGCTCGCCAGCGCGCGGCCAAGCCCGGAATAG
- a CDS encoding fasciclin domain-containing protein, producing MKRTLIIPATIALLTGMAATAQEPNEAATDVNASASVEMTGETENLDELSIEELNALQLKVLEAPNATEATEDMIFSVQSETDAEAETSDSQIIMAETDTGISAETEMTTDEADIEADIETDAEMGMGGPDYASEADAMANDAMQGTIADLASEDPRFTTLVALVEQAGLTAELDGDAEYTVFAPTNAAFEKLDPELVTRLKSGNANDELKSILKAHVVEGETLSTALTDGETQIATLAEIDLAVSKMGDSVTVGNATVVEADIDASNGVIHAVDTVIVPADKDIDTES from the coding sequence ATGAAACGCACACTGATTATCCCAGCCACGATTGCCCTGTTAACGGGTATGGCCGCAACCGCACAGGAACCTAATGAGGCGGCCACCGATGTTAACGCCTCTGCCAGTGTTGAAATGACCGGCGAAACCGAAAATCTGGACGAGCTGTCCATCGAGGAGCTGAACGCCCTGCAACTGAAAGTCCTGGAGGCTCCGAATGCGACCGAAGCCACCGAGGACATGATCTTCTCAGTTCAGTCCGAAACGGACGCAGAGGCTGAAACAAGCGACTCCCAGATCATCATGGCCGAGACCGATACGGGCATTTCCGCTGAGACGGAGATGACGACCGATGAGGCCGACATCGAAGCCGACATCGAGACCGACGCCGAGATGGGCATGGGCGGGCCGGACTATGCTTCCGAAGCCGATGCGATGGCGAATGACGCCATGCAGGGCACGATTGCCGACCTCGCCTCTGAAGACCCGCGCTTCACAACGCTTGTCGCCCTGGTCGAGCAGGCCGGCCTGACCGCGGAACTGGATGGCGACGCCGAATATACGGTGTTTGCCCCAACCAATGCCGCCTTCGAGAAGCTGGATCCGGAACTGGTGACGCGCCTGAAATCCGGCAACGCCAATGACGAACTGAAATCGATCCTGAAGGCGCATGTCGTCGAAGGGGAAACCCTGAGCACAGCGCTGACCGACGGGGAAACGCAAATTGCGACCCTGGCCGAGATCGACCTTGCCGTGAGCAAGATGGGTGACAGCGTGACGGTTGGAAATGCCACCGTTGTGGAAGCCGACATCGACGCCTCGAATGGTGTGATCCATGCGGTCGACACCGTGATCGTGCCGGCAGACAAGGACATCGACACCGAGTCGTGA
- the amt gene encoding ammonium transporter — protein MGQTLKNMIRGAALLPAALLAGAAAHAQDADMEARLAALEESVAGSASAYVDNSYLFLIGGIIVMFMAAGFCMLEAGLVRSKNAAMQSTKNVALFSVAGIMFWLIGYNMAYPSATVAAGLFGIPDFIWSSPSLDESHGDYAAASDWFFQMVFVATAASIVSGTIAERVKIWPFLIFTAFLTAFIYPIVASWEWGGGYLDSEWDFSDFAGSTLVHSTGGWAALAGAIIIGPRIGKYFGKQVNPMPGNNIPLAALGTFILWFGWFGFNGASQLAAGSIADINSVSQIFANTNLAAAGGVIAAMITTAIFYKGKIDATMVFNGAIGGLVSITAEPLAPSMLASIIIGGIGGVLVVVTVPLLDKFKIDDVVGAIPAHLVCGIWGTMIVPFSYTNAISPNEAGDPNYIGQLVGVVLTGVFVMIVSAVIWYILKLTIGVRPTAEEEELGLDKSEIGLEAYPEFAN, from the coding sequence ATGGGCCAGACATTAAAAAACATGATACGCGGAGCAGCCCTGCTGCCAGCCGCACTTTTGGCAGGGGCAGCCGCCCATGCTCAGGACGCAGACATGGAAGCCCGGCTTGCGGCGCTCGAAGAGAGCGTGGCGGGGAGTGCCAGCGCCTATGTCGACAACAGCTACCTGTTCCTCATCGGCGGCATCATCGTGATGTTCATGGCCGCAGGTTTCTGCATGCTGGAGGCCGGCCTCGTGCGCTCCAAGAACGCGGCCATGCAGTCCACGAAGAACGTCGCCCTGTTCTCTGTGGCCGGCATCATGTTCTGGCTCATCGGCTACAACATGGCCTATCCGTCCGCCACTGTGGCAGCCGGCCTGTTCGGCATTCCGGATTTCATCTGGTCCAGCCCGTCGCTTGACGAATCGCATGGTGACTACGCTGCCGCATCCGACTGGTTCTTCCAGATGGTGTTCGTGGCAACGGCGGCCTCGATCGTGTCCGGCACGATTGCCGAGCGCGTCAAGATCTGGCCGTTCCTGATCTTCACCGCCTTCCTGACCGCCTTCATCTATCCGATCGTGGCGTCCTGGGAATGGGGTGGCGGCTACCTCGACTCCGAATGGGACTTCTCCGACTTTGCCGGTTCCACGCTGGTGCACTCCACCGGTGGCTGGGCAGCCCTGGCAGGTGCCATCATCATCGGGCCCCGCATCGGCAAGTATTTCGGCAAGCAGGTCAATCCGATGCCGGGCAACAACATCCCGCTGGCCGCCCTCGGTACCTTCATCCTGTGGTTCGGCTGGTTCGGCTTCAACGGCGCGTCCCAGCTGGCCGCCGGTTCCATCGCCGACATCAACTCGGTCAGCCAGATCTTCGCAAACACCAATCTCGCAGCCGCAGGCGGCGTGATTGCGGCCATGATCACCACGGCGATCTTCTACAAGGGCAAGATCGACGCAACCATGGTGTTCAACGGTGCGATCGGCGGTCTGGTGTCCATCACGGCCGAGCCGCTGGCGCCAAGCATGCTTGCCTCCATCATCATCGGTGGTATCGGCGGGGTCCTGGTTGTGGTGACCGTTCCGCTGCTGGACAAATTCAAGATCGACGACGTCGTTGGTGCCATCCCGGCCCACCTTGTGTGCGGCATCTGGGGCACCATGATCGTGCCGTTCTCCTACACGAACGCCATCTCGCCGAACGAGGCCGGTGATCCGAACTATATCGGCCAGCTGGTCGGCGTAGTCCTGACCGGTGTGTTCGTCATGATCGTGTCCGCCGTGATCTGGTACATCCTCAAGCTCACCATCGGCGTCCGCCCGACGGCCGAGGAAGAGGAACTGGGTCTCGACAAGTCCGAGATCGGCCTCGAGGCCTACCCGGAATTCGCGAACTAA
- a CDS encoding FAD-dependent monooxygenase, producing the protein MTDTAQKSDPVYDLAVVGAGPVGTSLAILAAQRGFSVVLVDARDPDAPAREDTRTFAIVRGSWRLLDAVGITADLSGLTEPLNGLEAVDGGRHWFGPPGVLFGTDDLPEDDADQPLGQMVPAGALQAALDSACARTDGLEWIRGQLFAQMETLPGDARLTLSDGRILRAGLVAACDGMKSSVRQAAGIPTEGRDYDQSVFAANVKLARPHDGIARQLFTPEGPFATLPMPGNRANLAWYMKRGAAEAIAALPVEDINAELNARFSEFAGPMEIDGPHTAYPLVMQLATRMVGPRTALLGDAAHRINPLAGQGLNLGFKDVGALIDVMCEAREVGLDPGSDVSLEQYEKWRRFDATAAAMFMDGIDRAFSNDSLALKPLRGLALTLARKVTPLRRAMARQASADQAHLPRLMR; encoded by the coding sequence ATGACCGATACCGCACAGAAGTCTGACCCGGTGTATGACCTGGCCGTTGTGGGCGCGGGCCCGGTGGGCACGTCGCTGGCGATCCTGGCCGCTCAGCGCGGCTTTTCTGTTGTCCTTGTTGACGCCCGCGATCCGGACGCCCCCGCGCGCGAGGACACACGGACCTTCGCCATTGTGCGCGGCAGCTGGCGCCTTCTGGACGCGGTGGGCATTACCGCAGACCTGTCCGGTCTGACCGAACCGCTGAACGGGCTGGAAGCCGTGGATGGCGGCCGCCACTGGTTTGGCCCGCCGGGGGTGTTGTTCGGCACAGACGACCTGCCGGAAGATGATGCAGACCAGCCGCTTGGCCAGATGGTACCGGCCGGCGCGCTGCAGGCCGCGCTGGATTCGGCCTGCGCAAGAACAGACGGTCTGGAATGGATCCGGGGCCAGCTGTTCGCACAGATGGAGACCCTGCCGGGCGACGCGCGGCTGACCCTGTCGGATGGGCGCATCCTGCGCGCCGGTCTTGTTGCCGCCTGTGACGGGATGAAATCCTCCGTGCGGCAGGCGGCGGGCATACCCACCGAGGGCCGCGACTATGACCAGTCCGTGTTCGCCGCGAATGTGAAACTGGCGCGGCCGCATGACGGCATTGCCCGGCAATTGTTCACGCCGGAGGGACCGTTTGCGACGCTGCCCATGCCGGGCAACAGGGCCAATCTGGCCTGGTACATGAAGCGCGGCGCCGCCGAAGCGATTGCTGCCCTGCCGGTCGAGGACATCAATGCCGAGCTGAATGCCCGCTTTTCGGAATTTGCCGGCCCGATGGAAATTGACGGACCGCACACGGCCTATCCGCTGGTCATGCAGCTGGCGACCCGCATGGTGGGCCCGCGCACGGCGCTGCTGGGCGATGCGGCGCACCGGATCAATCCGCTGGCCGGGCAGGGCCTGAATCTCGGGTTTAAGGATGTTGGTGCGCTGATCGATGTGATGTGCGAGGCCCGCGAGGTGGGACTTGATCCGGGATCGGATGTCAGCCTGGAGCAGTATGAAAAGTGGCGCCGCTTCGATGCCACCGCTGCAGCGATGTTCATGGACGGCATCGACCGAGCGTTCAGCAATGACAGCCTGGCCCTGAAACCCCTGCGCGGCCTGGCGCTGACACTGGCCCGCAAGGTGACGCCTCTGCGCCGGGCCATGGCGCGGCAGGCGAGCGCCGATCAGGCCCATTTGCCCAGACTGATGCGCTAG
- a CDS encoding DUF971 domain-containing protein — MSDPSWPVRLSFRKSAGELHVEFEDGVSGVIAYRRLREESPSAEVRGHGSGPKPDQPPVPEDISVIGAEPVGRYAVRIRFSDGHDSGLYTWKFLRELISGA, encoded by the coding sequence ATGAGCGATCCGTCCTGGCCGGTCCGGCTCTCCTTTCGCAAGTCCGCAGGTGAACTTCACGTCGAATTCGAGGACGGGGTCTCCGGCGTGATTGCGTACCGGCGCCTGCGGGAAGAGAGCCCGTCGGCGGAAGTACGCGGCCATGGCAGCGGCCCGAAACCGGATCAGCCGCCCGTGCCGGAAGATATCTCCGTCATCGGCGCAGAACCGGTCGGTCGCTATGCCGTCCGCATCCGGTTTTCTGACGGGCATGATTCCGGACTCTACACGTGGAAATTCCTGAGGGAGCTGATCAGCGGCGCCTAG
- a CDS encoding Trm112 family protein has protein sequence MSDDTAAPRTGPSGVDPRLLEILICPVSRQPLTYDRANDELVSPKARLAYPIRNGIPIMLADEARDLDDDSAADASRA, from the coding sequence ATGTCAGACGACACTGCCGCCCCGCGCACGGGCCCGTCCGGGGTCGATCCCCGCCTGCTGGAAATCCTGATCTGCCCGGTCAGTCGCCAACCCCTGACCTATGACCGCGCCAATGATGAATTGGTGTCACCAAAGGCCCGTCTGGCCTATCCCATCCGCAATGGCATTCCGATCATGCTGGCAGACGAGGCGCGTGACCTGGATGATGACAGCGCGGCGGACGCATCCCGCGCATGA
- a CDS encoding LON peptidase substrate-binding domain-containing protein, with protein sequence MSQPGFTRLSDLPAELAIFPLPGALLFPRWQLPLNIFEPRYLNMVDDVIQADRMIGMIQTTGGARAKPEIAGTGCAGRITAWSETGDGRYLITLTGVARFQVGEELSVMTPYRQVRPDWTAFREDLFDVPPAALPDRARLVRALRDYSETHSMTTDWTAVEEAPMETLVNALCSGCPFSVMEKQALVEAPTLKDRAETLITLLEMDVSGSDDGTLQ encoded by the coding sequence ATGTCCCAGCCCGGTTTCACACGTCTGTCCGACCTGCCCGCCGAGCTGGCCATCTTTCCCCTGCCCGGCGCGTTGCTGTTTCCGCGCTGGCAATTGCCGCTGAACATCTTCGAGCCGCGTTACCTCAACATGGTCGATGATGTGATCCAGGCGGACCGGATGATCGGCATGATCCAGACCACGGGCGGCGCGCGGGCCAAGCCGGAGATTGCCGGAACGGGCTGCGCCGGCCGCATCACCGCCTGGTCTGAAACCGGTGACGGTCGCTATCTCATCACGCTGACCGGCGTGGCCCGCTTTCAGGTGGGCGAGGAATTGTCGGTCATGACGCCCTATAGACAGGTCCGTCCGGACTGGACTGCGTTCCGGGAAGACCTGTTCGATGTGCCGCCCGCCGCCTTGCCGGACAGGGCCCGGCTGGTCCGCGCCCTGCGGGACTATTCCGAAACTCATTCCATGACCACCGACTGGACGGCCGTAGAGGAGGCGCCGATGGAAACCCTCGTCAATGCGCTGTGTTCGGGCTGTCCCTTCTCGGTGATGGAAAAACAGGCGCTGGTTGAGGCCCCCACCTTGAAAGATCGCGCCGAAACGCTCATCACCCTGCTGGAAATGGATGTGTCCGGCAGCGATGACGGCACGCTGCAATAG
- the trxA gene encoding thioredoxin: MTDTASLHTKDTTDQDFMADVVEASETQPVIVDFWAPWCGPCRTLGPIIEKAVESRKGQVKLVKINIDENPAYAGQLGVRSIPAVYAFDKGRPVDAFMGALPEGQINAFIDKLLNGTDTGKMIAEALEQAEAASQSGDIGTAAQIYAAVIQQDPENVAALAGLARCYLANGDKERAEATLDMIPEAKRNDAAVKGVRMAIDMMGEAGEPDEFEEALSAVLASPEDHDRRFDLAEKYAAAGRFGDAIDHLLVILEQGLDWKEGKAKEKLLQMFEAAGPTDAATISGRRRLASLMFA, translated from the coding sequence ATGACCGATACGGCTTCGCTTCATACCAAGGACACAACCGATCAGGATTTCATGGCCGACGTCGTCGAGGCGTCGGAAACGCAGCCGGTCATCGTGGATTTCTGGGCCCCCTGGTGCGGCCCGTGCCGCACACTCGGCCCGATCATCGAGAAGGCGGTGGAATCCCGCAAGGGGCAGGTGAAGCTGGTCAAGATCAATATTGACGAGAACCCGGCCTATGCCGGCCAGCTTGGCGTGCGCTCCATCCCGGCGGTCTATGCCTTTGACAAGGGCCGCCCGGTCGATGCCTTCATGGGCGCCCTGCCGGAGGGCCAGATCAATGCCTTCATCGACAAGCTGCTCAATGGCACTGACACGGGCAAGATGATTGCGGAGGCACTGGAACAGGCCGAAGCTGCCAGCCAGTCCGGCGACATCGGCACGGCGGCCCAGATCTATGCCGCCGTGATCCAGCAGGATCCCGAAAACGTTGCCGCGCTGGCCGGACTGGCCCGCTGCTATCTCGCCAATGGCGACAAGGAGCGCGCCGAGGCCACGCTGGACATGATTCCGGAAGCCAAGCGCAATGATGCCGCCGTGAAGGGCGTGCGGATGGCCATCGACATGATGGGCGAGGCCGGAGAGCCGGACGAGTTCGAGGAGGCCCTGTCCGCCGTCCTGGCCAGTCCGGAAGATCATGACCGGCGCTTTGACCTGGCCGAGAAATATGCCGCCGCGGGCCGGTTCGGCGATGCCATCGATCATCTTCTGGTCATCCTTGAACAGGGGCTCGACTGGAAAGAGGGCAAGGCGAAGGAAAAACTGCTCCAGATGTTCGAAGCCGCCGGCCCGACCGATGCCGCAACGATCAGTGGCCGGCGCCGGCTCGCCTCCCTGATGTTTGCCTGA
- a CDS encoding outer membrane lipoprotein carrier protein LolA — protein MLNFLASLGALTAIATSPLVMSLQVAESEAPAPQAAQPAGLTDAERSDILSRAAAALADVKTARGTFEQVAPDFSESTGRFALSRPGKVRFEYDAPSPLLLVSDGTTVALQDSELETTDRVPLGTTPLALLLDDEIDFETEADVLEVTRRNGRVGITLRDRSGEMDGTLTLILQESDMSLTGWRTVDSGGNITSVMLSDVTYGSRLNPRLFVMTDFDAE, from the coding sequence ATGTTGAACTTCCTGGCCAGCCTCGGTGCCCTCACCGCGATTGCGACTTCTCCGCTCGTCATGAGCCTTCAGGTCGCCGAGTCCGAAGCCCCCGCCCCGCAAGCCGCCCAACCGGCCGGCCTGACAGATGCCGAACGGTCGGACATCCTGTCACGCGCCGCCGCTGCCCTGGCCGATGTGAAGACCGCCCGCGGCACATTCGAACAGGTGGCTCCGGACTTCTCCGAGTCGACCGGACGGTTTGCCCTGTCGCGGCCCGGCAAGGTGCGCTTCGAATATGATGCGCCCAGCCCGCTGCTTCTGGTCAGCGACGGCACGACCGTTGCGCTGCAGGACTCTGAACTGGAAACTACCGATCGCGTGCCACTGGGCACCACACCGCTGGCCCTGTTGCTGGACGACGAGATCGATTTCGAAACCGAAGCGGACGTGCTGGAAGTGACCCGCCGCAATGGACGGGTCGGCATCACCCTGCGGGACCGGTCCGGCGAAATGGACGGCACGCTGACCCTGATCCTGCAGGAAAGCGATATGAGCCTGACCGGCTGGCGGACCGTGGATTCCGGTGGAAACATCACATCGGTGATGCTGTCGGACGTCACATATGGTTCGCGTTTGAACCCGCGTCTCTTCGTGATGACGGATTTCGACGCGGAATAA
- a CDS encoding exodeoxyribonuclease III: MSKSLKIVSWNINSVRLRAPNVAAFVAAEQPDVVCLQETKCQDGEFPEKAFREMGLPHLVLNGQKGGHHGVAIASRLPIERIDAPDLCRHGHSRVIAARVAGVEINNIYLPAGGDEPDPAVNDKFAHKLDFLERLGPSYKKQSTTPRVLVGDLNVAPHENDVWSHKQLLKIVSHTPGETERLEDSRKQAQFADIARLAVDDHQKLYTWWSYRAKDWAKSNRGRRLDHIWVNPAALPDTKIDSYKIHLGWRGGWKPSDHAPISVEMKI, translated from the coding sequence ATGTCCAAATCTCTGAAAATCGTCAGCTGGAACATCAACTCGGTTCGCCTGCGCGCGCCGAATGTCGCGGCCTTTGTGGCCGCCGAGCAGCCGGACGTGGTCTGCCTGCAGGAAACCAAATGCCAGGATGGCGAATTCCCGGAAAAGGCCTTCCGCGAGATGGGCCTGCCGCACCTTGTGCTGAATGGCCAGAAAGGCGGCCATCACGGCGTGGCAATTGCCTCTCGCCTGCCGATCGAGCGCATCGACGCGCCGGATCTGTGCCGTCACGGCCATTCCCGCGTCATTGCGGCCAGGGTGGCCGGTGTCGAAATCAACAATATCTATCTGCCGGCCGGCGGCGATGAACCGGACCCGGCGGTGAATGACAAATTCGCGCACAAGCTGGATTTCCTCGAACGGCTGGGCCCGTCCTACAAGAAGCAGTCGACAACGCCGCGCGTGCTGGTTGGCGACCTCAATGTCGCGCCGCACGAAAACGATGTCTGGTCCCACAAGCAGCTGCTGAAGATTGTCTCCCACACGCCGGGCGAGACAGAGCGGCTGGAAGACTCCCGCAAGCAGGCACAATTCGCCGACATTGCCCGCCTCGCCGTGGACGACCATCAGAAGCTGTACACCTGGTGGAGCTATCGCGCGAAGGACTGGGCCAAGAGCAATCGCGGCCGCAGGCTGGACCATATCTGGGTGAACCCGGCGGCGCTGCCGGACACGAAGATCGACAGCTACAAGATCCATCTCGGCTGGCGCGGCGGCTGGAAACCGTCAGACCACGCGCCGATCAGCGTCGAGATGAAAATCTAG
- a CDS encoding response regulator transcription factor codes for MTGKKTILLVDDDADLREALAEQFDLHDGFDTLQAANANEGIAQALAERIDLILLDVDMPDMDGREACKQMRQKGVRAPIIMLTGQDGDADTILGLESGANDYVTKPFKFSVLLARVRAHLRSFEQSEDATFQVGPYEFRPSMKLLVTEDGRKVRLTEKETNILKYLYRAQGKPVARDELLSEVWGYNATVTTHTLETHIYRLRQKVEPDPANARLLLTDAGGYRLQP; via the coding sequence GTGACAGGCAAGAAGACAATCCTGCTGGTCGATGATGATGCGGACCTGCGCGAAGCCCTCGCCGAACAGTTCGACCTGCATGACGGGTTCGACACGCTGCAGGCCGCCAATGCCAATGAAGGCATCGCCCAGGCGCTTGCCGAGCGGATCGACCTGATCCTGCTGGACGTCGACATGCCGGACATGGATGGCCGCGAGGCCTGCAAGCAGATGCGGCAGAAGGGCGTGCGCGCACCGATCATCATGCTGACGGGTCAGGATGGCGATGCCGACACGATTCTCGGCCTCGAATCCGGCGCCAATGATTATGTGACCAAGCCCTTCAAGTTCTCGGTCCTGCTGGCACGCGTCCGGGCCCATTTGCGCAGCTTCGAACAATCCGAAGACGCCACCTTCCAGGTCGGGCCCTATGAATTCCGTCCGTCCATGAAGCTGCTTGTCACCGAGGACGGCCGCAAGGTGCGCCTGACGGAGAAGGAAACCAATATCCTGAAATACCTCTACCGCGCCCAGGGCAAACCGGTCGCGCGGGACGAGCTCTTGTCAGAAGTCTGGGGCTACAATGCCACCGTCACGACGCACACGCTGGAGACCCACATCTACCGCCTGCGCCAGAAGGTCGAGCCGGACCCGGCGAATGCCCGCCTGCTGCTCACCGATGCCGGCGGGTATCGACTCCAGCCCTAG